The following proteins are co-located in the Merismopedia glauca CCAP 1448/3 genome:
- a CDS encoding phycobiliprotein lyase, giving the protein MIAMRLERSPKSFLHPYPGIIMLFTPPMNMMDFFRRSEGTWLTQRTVHHFDLVADESGDSNLFIGVIPNDDPRVETICKQQGIQPSQASGGASFIWQSNLDESPPNSDYAAVLVDVPDDETGLSGKLLRNQGYVEKIPVVSRYWFGKDGILTMDTEYDNNQGQERCWFITHDFRVRVSTVRMMNGVYLMTYCSERRCVTPDMLDAMIQNNVSRASLTAP; this is encoded by the coding sequence ATGATAGCTATGCGACTAGAGCGATCGCCTAAGTCGTTTCTGCATCCCTATCCAGGAATCATTATGCTCTTTACTCCACCGATGAACATGATGGATTTTTTCCGTCGTAGTGAAGGTACGTGGCTTACCCAGCGTACCGTGCATCACTTCGATCTGGTAGCAGATGAGTCGGGAGACTCAAATCTGTTTATCGGGGTGATTCCCAACGACGATCCGCGAGTCGAAACTATTTGTAAGCAACAGGGAATTCAACCCAGTCAAGCGAGCGGCGGTGCTAGCTTCATCTGGCAAAGTAATTTAGATGAATCACCCCCTAATTCAGATTATGCAGCCGTTTTAGTCGATGTGCCTGATGATGAGACAGGGCTATCTGGTAAACTTTTACGAAATCAGGGTTATGTCGAGAAAATACCAGTTGTCAGTCGCTATTGGTTTGGAAAAGATGGCATCCTGACAATGGATACTGAATATGACAATAATCAAGGACAAGAGCGTTGCTGGTTCATTACCCATGATTTTAGGGTACGTGTCAGTACCGTGCGAATGATGAATGGAGTATATCTGATGACTTATTGCTCAGAAAGGCGCTGCGTTACTCCAGATATGCTAGATGCAATGATTCAAAATAACGTGTCTCGTGCTTCGTTAACTGCACCTTAA
- a CDS encoding Uma2 family endonuclease, with product MSASLRLRDRQLHYHSSINPEDCIMIASPRPIYLTPEQYLAMEQKSQIKHEYIDGEVYAMAGASDAHVTISLNIASALRTHLRNSGCRVYIADMKARIKSLNRFYYPDVMVTYDERDKNRDNSKQFPCLIIEVLSDSTEAFDRGDKFIDYQQIETLTEYVLVNTKRPRIDAFRRNEEGLWLLQSYTVAESFELKSIGFTDTMDMMYEDVSFPEE from the coding sequence ATGTCTGCATCCTTGCGGCTACGCGATCGCCAATTGCACTACCATAGCTCAATAAATCCAGAGGATTGCATCATGATAGCTTCCCCGCGACCCATCTACTTAACTCCAGAACAATATCTAGCAATGGAGCAAAAGAGCCAAATCAAACATGAATATATTGATGGAGAAGTTTATGCGATGGCTGGCGCTAGCGACGCTCATGTGACGATTTCTTTAAATATTGCTTCTGCTTTACGCACCCATTTAAGAAATTCGGGGTGTCGGGTTTATATTGCAGATATGAAAGCGCGCATCAAATCTCTCAATCGCTTTTACTATCCAGATGTCATGGTAACTTACGATGAAAGAGATAAAAATAGAGACAATTCTAAACAGTTTCCTTGCTTGATTATTGAAGTTTTATCAGATTCTACAGAAGCTTTTGATCGCGGCGATAAATTTATCGATTACCAACAGATAGAAACTTTAACGGAATATGTTTTAGTGAATACTAAAAGACCGAGAATTGATGCTTTTAGGCGTAATGAAGAAGGCTTATGGCTCTTGCAATCTTACACTGTAGCTGAATCATTTGAACTAAAGAGTATTGGTTTCACCGATACAATGGATATGATGTACGAAGATGTGAGTTTTCCAGAAGAGTAA
- a CDS encoding aldo/keto reductase: MKTLQLPSGRNLPILGQGTWRMGEKASQKQAEIEALRLGIDLGMTLIDTAEMYGEGGAEKVVAEAISGRREEVFLVSKFYPYNASYQGVINACHRSLSRLKTDYIDLYLLHWRGSIPLSETLKGLQHLKQVGKILDYGVSNFDVDDMEEALSLPGGDKIATNQVLYNLMHRGIEWDLLPWCKERNIPIMAYSPVEVRAFVNHPELTAIASQHNATPTQIALQWLLRQDNIISIPKATNLNHVRENRAALDLNLTPEDIETINRIFPPPNRKQTLAMR; the protein is encoded by the coding sequence ATGAAAACACTACAGCTACCATCGGGAAGAAACCTCCCCATACTCGGACAAGGAACATGGCGCATGGGAGAAAAAGCCAGTCAGAAACAGGCGGAAATCGAGGCTCTACGTCTGGGAATAGATTTAGGGATGACTTTAATCGATACTGCGGAAATGTATGGAGAAGGGGGTGCAGAAAAAGTAGTTGCAGAAGCTATTTCTGGTCGCCGAGAAGAGGTATTTTTAGTTAGTAAATTTTATCCTTATAATGCTAGTTACCAGGGTGTAATTAACGCTTGCCATCGCTCTTTATCTCGACTCAAAACTGACTATATAGATCTATACTTACTGCACTGGCGAGGTTCGATTCCATTATCAGAAACTCTAAAAGGTCTACAGCATCTCAAGCAAGTAGGAAAAATCTTAGATTATGGTGTCAGTAACTTCGATGTCGATGATATGGAAGAGGCTTTGTCTTTACCTGGAGGAGATAAAATTGCGACCAATCAAGTTCTCTATAATTTAATGCATCGCGGGATTGAATGGGATTTATTGCCTTGGTGCAAAGAGCGAAATATTCCTATCATGGCTTATTCTCCTGTAGAAGTAAGAGCTTTTGTGAACCATCCTGAGTTAACAGCGATCGCCTCACAACATAATGCTACACCAACTCAAATTGCTCTTCAGTGGTTGTTGAGACAAGATAATATTATCTCTATTCCTAAAGCTACCAATCTCAATCATGTAAGGGAAAATCGTGCAGCTTTAGATCTAAATTTGACACCAGAAGATATTGAGACAATCAATCGCATTTTTCCACCACCAAATCGCAAGCAAACCCTAGCCATGAGATAG
- a CDS encoding type II toxin-antitoxin system PemK/MazF family toxin, giving the protein MKRGEVYDARLDPVEGSEQGGTRPVIIVSREAINASSPLVMAVPCTTYRVGRRIYPSQIVISAPDGGLDSDTIALGEQLRTLSKTRLLRLRGMLSQEALAQLNQALLIALDLSETDSN; this is encoded by the coding sequence ATGAAGCGAGGAGAAGTCTACGATGCTCGGCTCGACCCCGTTGAAGGTTCCGAACAAGGCGGAACTCGCCCAGTCATCATTGTCAGTCGGGAGGCGATTAATGCCAGTAGCCCTTTAGTCATGGCTGTTCCTTGTACGACTTATCGAGTTGGGCGACGAATTTACCCCAGTCAAATTGTAATTTCTGCTCCAGATGGAGGTTTAGACAGCGATACTATTGCTTTAGGGGAACAGTTGCGAACCTTATCCAAAACTCGCCTGCTACGGCTGCGAGGAATGCTCAGTCAGGAGGCTTTAGCCCAACTCAACCAGGCTCTATTAATTGCCTTGGATTTGTCTGAAACTGACTCAAACTAA
- a CDS encoding HNH endonuclease produces the protein MNNITSFSQSLISMYIVNTNGQEIRAKAAVGCYHDMKGIFIESRSGRKDIENARNPDYYEGLNIIITRLIASNCTKLDIWVASTEMQNCDLKECKVVQEGRDAYYINSSLNPEEVRKDICKKQAAIKQNKNSKGGNPTKKLFIRVEGDDNVCRSLILGMNHVFEISNDDVNNYEDIDLNEDKRISILVAIKARRGQNSFRKELMKAYGGKCAITGCAVEGVLEAAHIAPYKGEHTNIVSNGLLLRTDIHTLFDLGLIKVDTNYKIIVSSELSDSEYWQYNNIKLNIIPILQSDCPSVKALTSRLTA, from the coding sequence GTGAACAACATTACTAGTTTTTCTCAATCTCTAATCTCAATGTATATAGTTAACACAAATGGTCAAGAAATTAGAGCCAAAGCAGCAGTTGGCTGTTACCACGATATGAAGGGAATTTTTATTGAAAGCCGAAGTGGAAGAAAGGATATAGAAAATGCGAGAAACCCTGATTATTATGAAGGACTAAATATTATAATTACTAGATTAATCGCTAGCAACTGTACTAAATTGGATATTTGGGTAGCTTCTACTGAGATGCAAAATTGTGATTTGAAAGAATGTAAAGTCGTTCAAGAGGGGCGAGATGCTTATTATATAAACTCATCATTAAATCCAGAAGAAGTTAGGAAGGATATATGTAAAAAACAAGCAGCTATTAAACAAAACAAGAATTCTAAAGGAGGCAATCCAACAAAAAAACTTTTTATACGTGTTGAAGGCGACGATAATGTTTGCCGTTCTCTTATTTTGGGAATGAATCACGTTTTTGAAATCAGTAATGATGATGTGAATAATTATGAAGATATTGATTTAAATGAAGATAAAAGAATTTCTATTTTAGTAGCCATAAAAGCAAGAAGAGGGCAAAATTCTTTTAGAAAGGAACTTATGAAAGCCTATGGGGGCAAATGCGCGATAACTGGGTGTGCGGTTGAGGGAGTTTTAGAAGCTGCTCATATTGCACCATATAAAGGTGAACACACAAATATTGTTAGTAATGGGCTACTTTTGCGAACCGACATTCACACTCTATTCGATTTAGGTCTTATTAAAGTTGATACTAATTACAAGATTATTGTTTCTTCAGAGCTTTCCGATTCAGAATATTGGCAATACAACAATATTAAATTAAATATAATTCCCATATTACAGTCCGATTGCCCATCAGTAAAAGCTTTAACTTCCCGTTTGACTGCTTAA
- a CDS encoding ribbon-helix-helix domain-containing protein translates to MSYAVIDVIININLLIMKPLTVRTTLTLPSELLKDTDLAVSQGKAKSRNDFVAQALRHELAALRRAEIDAAFAPMADDAEYQAEALQIEAELATASWEALQLEETV, encoded by the coding sequence GTGAGTTATGCTGTAATTGATGTCATTATTAACATCAATTTACTCATCATGAAACCGCTAACAGTTCGCACCACCCTAACTTTACCCTCCGAACTTCTAAAAGATACCGATCTGGCAGTCAGCCAAGGTAAAGCTAAGAGCCGTAACGATTTTGTTGCCCAAGCTCTACGACACGAACTAGCAGCCCTGAGAAGAGCGGAAATTGATGCTGCTTTCGCTCCAATGGCGGATGATGCTGAATATCAAGCAGAAGCCTTACAAATTGAAGCAGAGTTGGCTACAGCTAGCTGGGAAGCCTTACAGCTAGAAGAAACAGTATGA